A window from Populus trichocarpa isolate Nisqually-1 chromosome 3, P.trichocarpa_v4.1, whole genome shotgun sequence encodes these proteins:
- the LOC7475730 gene encoding U1 small nuclear ribonucleoprotein C, with amino-acid sequence MPRYYCDYCDTYLTHDSPSVRKQHNAGYKHKANVRIYYQQFEEQQTQSIIDQRIKEHLGQTAAFQQVGAAYNQHLMVQRPRLPVLPTPVMPIGGNNAPLFPGMRPPVLPRPMPGAPGYMNPPMMPPMMAPPGAPSLPGQMNGIPRPPTMIAQPNVPGSTAAPTPSGPPSMGPPVTYQANQAATTSGGFDSFNVNAAAPEANH; translated from the exons ATGCCCCG GTATTACTGTGATTATTGTGACACTTACTTGACTCATGATTCT CCATCTGTTAGAAAACAGCACAATGCCGGTTATAAACACAAG GCAAATGTGAGGATCTATTATCAGCAGTTTGAGGAGCAGCAAACCCAAAGTATAATTGACCAAAGAATAAAGGAACATCTTGGCCAAACTGCAGCTTTTCAACAGGTTGGTGCCGCATACAATCAGCATCTAATGGTCCAGAGACCCCGGCTTCCTGTTCTTCCAACTCCTGTGATGCCAATTGGAGGAAATAACGCCCCATTATTCCCTGGGATGAGGCCTCCTGTTTTGCCTAGACCAATGCCTGGTGCTCCAG GTTATATGAACCCTCCTATGATGCCCCCAATGATGGCACCCCCTGGTGCTCCTTCCTTACCTGGTCAAATGAATGGCATTCCAAGGCCTCCTACAATGATTGCACAACCAAATGTTCCTGGGAGTACTGCAGCACCTACTCCTAGCGGTCCCCCGTCTATGGGTCCACCTGTTACTTACCAAGCAAATCAAGCAGCAACAACCAGTGGAGGCTTTGACAGCTTCAATGTGAATGCCGCAGCCCCTGAAGCCAATCATTAG
- the LOC18096853 gene encoding D-glycerate 3-kinase, chloroplastic, whose protein sequence is MAAFNIPPPSTTTTTFSSLPSSYCHSNIIRTNYFNNDYNNNKKFSRGFHFSLFSSQTNPSSSSSSKTKRELSKMPTHFSKSGSEHSWIQDGSMNRNSTSSNKGMQGPLHSVFPSTPALVSSVEDLFEFICSGPLISKLGLTSEMIAESIDKWISYGLQLCRLFQLNELYLTVPQKARFYHYYIPVFVWCEDKISKHVTQFKDSEDIPPLVIGFSAPQGCGKTTLVFALDYLFKVTGRKSAMLSIDDFYLTAEGQAKLREASPGNALLEFRGNAGSHDLPFSIETLSALNKLTKEGMKMRLPRYDKSAYSGRGDRADPSTWPEVEGPLTVVLFEGWMLGFKPLPVEVVQAVDPQLQIINKNLEAYYDAWDKFIKAWVVIKIQDPSCVYQWRLQAEIAMREDGNPGMTDEEVKDFVSRYLPAYKAYLPTLYAEGPNGSDPENLLVIEIDEGRNPILGN, encoded by the exons ATGGCGGCTTTCAATATTCCACCACCGTCCACCACCACAACCACCTTCTCGTCTCTTCCTTCTTCTTACTGTCACTCCAATATTATTAgaactaattatttcaacaatgattacaataataataaaaagttctCTCGTGGTTTTCACTTCTCTCTATTCTCTTCCCAGACtaatccatcatcatcatcatcttctaagACTAAGAGAGAACTCTCTAAAATGCCTACCCATTTCTCTAAATCAG GCAGTGAACATTCGTGGATTCAAGACGGCTCCATGAATCGGAACTCCACTTCCAGCAACAAAGGGATGCAAGGTCCATTGCATTCGGTGTTTCCCTCAACACCTGCACTAGTCTCTTCCGTGGAGGACCTTTTCGAATTTATTTGCTCAGGCCCTCTTATAAGCAAGTTGGGTTTGACCTCCGAAATGATTGCTGAGTCAATAGACAAATGGATATCATATGGCTTGCAGTTGTGCCGATTATTTCAGCTTAATGAATTATATCTTACAGTTCCTCAGAAAGCAAGGTTTTATCACTATTATATACCGGTCTTCGTTTGGTGTGAAGATAAGATTTCTAAGCACGTAACCCAGTTCAAAGACTCTGAAGATATACCTCCTTTAGTG ATTGGTTTTAGTGCTCCACAAGGTTGTGGAAAGACCACACTTGTCTTTGCTCTTGATTATCTCTTCAAAGTAACTGGCAG GAAGTCCGCAATGTTATCCATAGATGATTTCTATTTAACAGCAGAGGGTCAG GCCAAACTGAGAGAAGCCAGTCCAGGAAATGCACTTCTAGAG TTCCGAGGAAATGCTGGGAGTCATGATCTTCCATTCTCTATTGAAACTCTGTCTGCTCTAAACAAACTGACAAAAGAAG GCATGAAGATGAGGCTGCCTCGATATGATAAG TCTGCATACAGTGGAAGAGGTGACAGAGCTGATCCTTCAACATGGCCAGAGGTTGAAGGACCATTAACA GTTGTGCTATTTGAAGGTTGGATGCTTGGTTTTAAACCACTTCCAGTGGAAGTCGTCCAAGCAGTTGATCCTCAG cTACAGATCATAAATAAGAATCTTGAAGCCTATTATGATGCGTGGGACAAGTTTATTAAGGCATGGGTGGTCATCAAGATTCAGGACCCTAGTTGTGTCTACCAATGGCGTTTGCAG GCAGAGATTGCCATGAGGGAGGATGGAAACCCTGGGATGACTGATGAGGAG GTTAAAGATTTTGTTTCGCGTTACCTACCAGCATACAAGGCTTACCTTCCCACCCTCTATGCTGAAGGACCCAATGGTTCAGATCCGGAGAATCTCCTTGTCATTGAAATTGATGAAGGAAGAAATCCTATCCTAGGTAATTAG